In a genomic window of Pelecanus crispus isolate bPelCri1 chromosome 1, bPelCri1.pri, whole genome shotgun sequence:
- the CBX6 gene encoding chromobox protein homolog 6 isoform X1, which yields MELSAVGERVFAAESIIKRRIRKGRIEYLVKWKGWAIKYSTWEPEENILDSRLIAAFEQKERERELYGPKKRGPKPKTFLLKARAQAEALHIGDVHFSVKPGSSTSSPKLHSSAAVHRLKKDIRRCHRMSRRPLPRPDPQNGGSVGGGAGIRPPVSPFSETVRIINRKVKPREPKRSRIILNLKVIDKGGKPANGAGGLARPKIPSRNRVIGKSKKFSESVLRTQIRHMKFGAFSLYNKPSTTPAPSLEGKGEAEGSQAASCGLIMGSTPYDAPSSSSSGCPSPAPHSSSDPDDSPPKLLPETLSPAIPDWRESEVLDLSIPPESAATSKCSPPGGCGGGQTPSLSLSSSDPEQEAGDWRPEMSPCSNVVVTDVTSNLLTVTIKEFCNAEDFEKVAAGGGGGGGSK from the exons ATGGAGCTGTCTGCAGTGGGGGAGCGCGTCTTCGCCGCCGAGTCCATCATCAAGCGGCGCATCCGAAAG GGGCGCATCGAGTACCTGGTGAAATGGAAAGGCTGGGCCATCAA GTACAGCACCTGGGAACCTGAGGAGAACATCCTGGACTCCCGCCTCATCGCCGCCTTCGAGCAGAA GGAACGAGAGCGTGAGCTGTACGGGCCCAAGAAGAGAGGACCTAAGCCTAAAACTTTTCTCCTGAAG GCTCGGGCCCAAGCGGAGGCCCTCCACATTGGGGATGTACACTTTTCTGTCAAGCCTGGTTCCAGCACCTCCTCTCCCAAGCTCCACTCCAGCGCCGCGGTGCACCGGCTCAAGAAAGACATCCGGCGATGCCACCGCATGTCCCGGCGCCCCCTGCCCCGTCCAGACCCCCAGAACGGCGGGAGCGTGGGTGGTGGGGCTGGCATCCGTCCTCCCGTCTCGCCCTTCTCGGAGACCGTCCGCATCATCAACCGTAAGGTGAAACCTCGTGAGCCCAAGCGCAGCCGCATCATCCTCAACCTCAAAGTCATTGACAAAGGTGGGAAGCCAGCCAACGGGGCCGGGGGCCTGGCTCGGCCCAAGATCCCATCCCGAAACCGCGTCATCGGCAAGAGCAAAAAGTTCAGCGAGAGCGTCCTCCGCACTCAGATCCGTCACATGAAGTTCGGCGCCTTTTCACTCTACAATAAGCCGTCCACTACACCTGCTCCCTCTCTGGAGGGCAAAGGGGAGGCTGAAGGCTCCCAGGCAGCCTCCTGTGGGCTCATTATGGGCTCCACCCCCTATgatgcccccagctccagctcctccgGCTGCCCATCACCTgccccccactcctcctccgACCCAGATGATTCCCCTCCGAAGCTGCTCCCTGAGACCCTCAGCCCAGCCATCCCCGACTGGCGCGAGTCAGAGGTCCTCGACCTCTCGATCCCACCCGAGTCGGCTGCTACCAGCAAGTGTTCTCCCCCGGGAGGGTGCGGCGGGGGGCAGACGCCCTCCTTGTCGCTTTCGTCTTCTGACCCGGAGCAGGAGGCTGGCGACTGGCGTCCTGAGATGTCCCCTTGCTCTAATGTGGTGGTCACGGATGTCACCAGCAACCtcctcactgtcaccatcaaGGAGTTCTGCAACGCAGAGGATTTTGAGAAGGTGGCAGCGGGCGGTGGTGGCGGAGGAGGCAGCAAGTGA
- the CBX7 gene encoding chromobox protein homolog 7 isoform X2 has translation MELSAIGEQVFAVESIRKKRVRKGKVEYLVKWKGWPPKYSTWEPEDHILDPRLVVAYEEKEERDRASGYRKRGPKPKRLLLQVASCSSLAETAGDWEAMQHTGKEADVDGSLPWIPTVPPSEVTVTDITANSITVTFREAQVAEGFFRDRSVQF, from the exons ATGGAGCTGTCGGCCATCGGGGAGCAGGTGTTCGCGGTGGAGAGCATCCGCAAGAAGCGCGTGCGGAAG GGTAAAGTAGAATACCTGGTGAAGTGGAAAGGATGGCCCCCAAA atacAGCACATGGGAGCCAGAGGATCACATCTTGGACCCTCGCCTGGTAGTGGCTTATGAGGAAAA ggaagagagagaccGTGCATCGGGGTACAGGAAAAGAGGCCCCAAACCAAAGCGCCTCCTACTGCAGGTAGCCTCTTGCTCTTCTCT AGCCGAAACTGCAGGC GACTGGGAGGCCATGCAGCACACCGGCAAAGAAG cagATGTGGATGGCAGTCTCCCTTGGATTCCCACTGTGCCCCCCAGCGAAGTGACAGTGACAGACATCACGGCAAACTCCATTACCGTCACTTTCAGAGAAGCACAAGTGGCTGAGGGCTTCTTCCGAGACCGGAGTGTGCAGTTCTGA
- the CBX7 gene encoding chromobox protein homolog 7 isoform X1, with protein MELSAIGEQVFAVESIRKKRVRKGKVEYLVKWKGWPPKYSTWEPEDHILDPRLVVAYEEKEERDRASGYRKRGPKPKRLLLQRLYGMDLRSAHKGKEKLCFSLARRFGGGDSSLPGAKPGQAEFSEKTGGAVLPFSLRKQRKNQKYLRLSRKKFPRMASLESRNCRREFFLNDAVGLEARQGPEDWEAMQHTGKEADVDGSLPWIPTVPPSEVTVTDITANSITVTFREAQVAEGFFRDRSVQF; from the exons ATGGAGCTGTCGGCCATCGGGGAGCAGGTGTTCGCGGTGGAGAGCATCCGCAAGAAGCGCGTGCGGAAG GGTAAAGTAGAATACCTGGTGAAGTGGAAAGGATGGCCCCCAAA atacAGCACATGGGAGCCAGAGGATCACATCTTGGACCCTCGCCTGGTAGTGGCTTATGAGGAAAA ggaagagagagaccGTGCATCGGGGTACAGGAAAAGAGGCCCCAAACCAAAGCGCCTCCTACTGCAG CGGCTGTATGGCATGGACTTGAGGAGTGCCCACAAGGGAAAGGAGAAGCTCTGTTTCTCTCTTGCACGGAGGTTTGGAGGAGGAGACAGTAGCCTGCCAGGGGCCAAGCCAGGGCAGGCAGAGTTCTCGGAGAAGACTGGGGGAGCGGTCCTGCCGTTCTCTCTCCGGAAGCAACGCAAAAACCAGAAGTACCTGCGGCTGTCAAGGAAGAAGTTCCCCCGCATGGCAAGCCTGGAGAGCCGAAACTGCAGGCGTGAGTTCTTCCTGAATGATGCAGTGGGCCTGGAGGCCAGGCAGGGCCCTGAGGACTGGGAGGCCATGCAGCACACCGGCAAAGAAG cagATGTGGATGGCAGTCTCCCTTGGATTCCCACTGTGCCCCCCAGCGAAGTGACAGTGACAGACATCACGGCAAACTCCATTACCGTCACTTTCAGAGAAGCACAAGTGGCTGAGGGCTTCTTCCGAGACCGGAGTGTGCAGTTCTGA
- the CBX6 gene encoding chromobox protein homolog 6 isoform X2, producing the protein MELSAVGERVFAAESIIKRRIRKGRIEYLVKWKGWAIKYSTWEPEENILDSRLIAAFEQKERERELYGPKKRGPKPKTFLLKPGSSTSSPKLHSSAAVHRLKKDIRRCHRMSRRPLPRPDPQNGGSVGGGAGIRPPVSPFSETVRIINRKVKPREPKRSRIILNLKVIDKGGKPANGAGGLARPKIPSRNRVIGKSKKFSESVLRTQIRHMKFGAFSLYNKPSTTPAPSLEGKGEAEGSQAASCGLIMGSTPYDAPSSSSSGCPSPAPHSSSDPDDSPPKLLPETLSPAIPDWRESEVLDLSIPPESAATSKCSPPGGCGGGQTPSLSLSSSDPEQEAGDWRPEMSPCSNVVVTDVTSNLLTVTIKEFCNAEDFEKVAAGGGGGGGSK; encoded by the exons ATGGAGCTGTCTGCAGTGGGGGAGCGCGTCTTCGCCGCCGAGTCCATCATCAAGCGGCGCATCCGAAAG GGGCGCATCGAGTACCTGGTGAAATGGAAAGGCTGGGCCATCAA GTACAGCACCTGGGAACCTGAGGAGAACATCCTGGACTCCCGCCTCATCGCCGCCTTCGAGCAGAA GGAACGAGAGCGTGAGCTGTACGGGCCCAAGAAGAGAGGACCTAAGCCTAAAACTTTTCTCCTGAAG CCTGGTTCCAGCACCTCCTCTCCCAAGCTCCACTCCAGCGCCGCGGTGCACCGGCTCAAGAAAGACATCCGGCGATGCCACCGCATGTCCCGGCGCCCCCTGCCCCGTCCAGACCCCCAGAACGGCGGGAGCGTGGGTGGTGGGGCTGGCATCCGTCCTCCCGTCTCGCCCTTCTCGGAGACCGTCCGCATCATCAACCGTAAGGTGAAACCTCGTGAGCCCAAGCGCAGCCGCATCATCCTCAACCTCAAAGTCATTGACAAAGGTGGGAAGCCAGCCAACGGGGCCGGGGGCCTGGCTCGGCCCAAGATCCCATCCCGAAACCGCGTCATCGGCAAGAGCAAAAAGTTCAGCGAGAGCGTCCTCCGCACTCAGATCCGTCACATGAAGTTCGGCGCCTTTTCACTCTACAATAAGCCGTCCACTACACCTGCTCCCTCTCTGGAGGGCAAAGGGGAGGCTGAAGGCTCCCAGGCAGCCTCCTGTGGGCTCATTATGGGCTCCACCCCCTATgatgcccccagctccagctcctccgGCTGCCCATCACCTgccccccactcctcctccgACCCAGATGATTCCCCTCCGAAGCTGCTCCCTGAGACCCTCAGCCCAGCCATCCCCGACTGGCGCGAGTCAGAGGTCCTCGACCTCTCGATCCCACCCGAGTCGGCTGCTACCAGCAAGTGTTCTCCCCCGGGAGGGTGCGGCGGGGGGCAGACGCCCTCCTTGTCGCTTTCGTCTTCTGACCCGGAGCAGGAGGCTGGCGACTGGCGTCCTGAGATGTCCCCTTGCTCTAATGTGGTGGTCACGGATGTCACCAGCAACCtcctcactgtcaccatcaaGGAGTTCTGCAACGCAGAGGATTTTGAGAAGGTGGCAGCGGGCGGTGGTGGCGGAGGAGGCAGCAAGTGA